The following coding sequences lie in one Apium graveolens cultivar Ventura chromosome 3, ASM990537v1, whole genome shotgun sequence genomic window:
- the LOC141712657 gene encoding 2-oxoisovalerate dehydrogenase subunit alpha 1, mitochondrial-like, protein MAIWLQKSRSALTRPGLPDILNRRIFCGSLYHCNPYITSTFSRNEYPLHSSFLGHSLRFRASQHSKALQQEDQDYSVNDQDWDFPGGQVPFTTDMKFIAGSSKDRIHCYRILDNSDHQILSSNSELISKELAVKLYSNMVTLQMLDTIFNEAQRQGRISFYLTSNGEEAINIASAAALSNDDVILPQYREHGVLLWRGFSLQEFANQCFGNRADYGKGRQMPVHYGSNKLNYITVSSPLATQIPQAVGVAYSLKMEKKDACAVTYFGDGSTSEGDFHAGLNFAAVLEAPVIFFCRNNGWAISTPTTDQFRSDGIVAKGQAYGIPSIRVDGNDVLAVYDAVREAREMAVREQRPVLIEALTYRVGHHSTSDDSTKYRAIKEIQHWKTARNPISRYRNWVERNGWWNEEQESELRRSVREQLMNAIQVAEQLDKPLLTDLFTDVYHDMPSNLKEQERSLGETIHKHPQDYPSGFAV, encoded by the exons ATGGCAATCTGGTTACAGAAATCTAGAAGCGCTTTGACAAGGCCTGGTTTGCCTGATATCCTCAACAGGAGAATTTTTTGCGGTTCATTATATCACTGCAATCCTTATATAACTAGTACATTTAGTAGGAATGAGTATCCTTTGCATTCATCATTTCTTGGCCACTCTCTTCGTTTTCGAGCTTCTCAACATTCTAAAGCTTTACAACAGGAAGATCAAGATTACTCTGTTAATGATCAG GACTGGGACTTTCCAGGTGGTCAAGTTCCATTTACTACCGACATGAAATTCATTGCTGGTTCTTCCAAAGACAGGATACATTGTTATCGAATTCTTGACAATAGCGATCATCAAATACTATCCAGCAATTCAGAATTG ATAAGCAAGGAACTCGCGGTGAAGTTATATAGTAATATGGTTACACTTCAAATGTTGGACACCATCTTTAATGAAGCTCAAAGGCAAGGAAGAATTTCATTTTATCTCACTTCAAATGGAGAAGAAGCTATTAACATAGCATCAGCTGCTGCACTAAGTAACGATGATGTTATCTTGCCTCAG TATCGTGAACATGGAGTGCTCTTATGGCGTGGTTTCAGCCTACAAGAATTTGCGAATCAATGCTTTGGAAACAGAGCAGATTATGGTAAAGGCAGGCAAATGCCTGTTCATTATGGATCTAATAAGCTCAATTACATCACCGTCTCATCGCCTTTAGC TACTCAAATTCCACAAGCTGTTGGGGTTGCGTATTCTCTTAAAATGGAAAAAAAGGATGCATGCGCTGTTACTTATTTTGGGGATGGCTCTACCAGTGAG GGAGATTTCCATGCCGGTTTAAATTTTGCAGCAGTTTTGGAGGCTCCGGTTATTTTTTTTTGTCGGAACAATGGTTGGGCCATAAGTACCCCTACCACAGATCAGTTCAGGA GTGATGGAATTGTTGCCAAAGGTCAAGCTTATGGGATCCCAAGTATACGAGTTGATGGAAATGATGTCCTTGCTGTTTATGATGCAGTACGTGAAGCTCGTGAAATGGCTGTTAGGGAACAGCGCCCCGTTTTAATTGAG GCTCTCACATACCGGGTAGGACACCACTCTACATCTGACGATTCCACCAAGTACCGGGCAATAAAAGAAATCCAACATTGGAAAACAGCTCGAAATCCTATATCCAGATACAGAAATTGGGTAGAGAGAAATGGATGGTGGAATGAAGAACAGGAATCCGAGCTCCGCAGAAGCGTTAGAGAACAG CTTATGAATGCAATCCAAGTCGCAGAGCAACTAGATAAACCACTGCTGACAGATTTGTTCACTGATGTTTACCATGACATGCCATCAAACCTCAAGGAGCAGGAAAGGTCACTTGGAGAAACTATACACAAACACCCACAAGACTACCCCTCTGGTTTTGCTGTTTGA